A window from Agrobacterium tumefaciens encodes these proteins:
- a CDS encoding PLP-dependent aminotransferase family protein has product MRRQANPLNLDPVSATKPVVWRPTLAKQKGETKHSALTERIIADINAGVLKPMDRMPTHRDLARELGLSVQTVSLSYKEAERLGYLSGEIGRGTFVKTRVTDRAGRMMLDHSPTEVLDLSIIRGVYLEEHETASRAILRELAEGDNSGFMRPCRPVAGLDSHRETARSWLGMMGVTAGAERILVTNGAAHGIFLALSCIVRSNDVVLCENLTDHGIIGLSNILGFSLKGLPTDEEGILPDTLEAACTAGGVRALVLIPTLNNPTGHIAGAERRRAIAAIAERHGVFVIEDEVYRPIIEDDLPSISEMLPDLGFFVTSFTKTVLTGLRVGYLVVPPAYSIRAASILRVSSWSGTYLTAEIATRWVENGTARRLLQVQRTEVLARQTIAGDILGEHIASTHPLSFCAWLKVPPHWTEDGLVRALTNQNVAVTSSEPFVAGPGHGGGIRICLGGRLNQQSLAKALTTVRQAFEQLPPVYDIGSIG; this is encoded by the coding sequence ATGCGTCGTCAAGCCAATCCGCTTAACCTTGATCCGGTTTCCGCAACCAAACCGGTCGTATGGCGACCGACCCTGGCCAAACAGAAGGGTGAAACAAAACATTCCGCGCTAACGGAGCGCATCATCGCTGATATCAACGCCGGCGTCCTGAAGCCGATGGATCGTATGCCGACACACCGGGATCTCGCGCGCGAGCTTGGCCTTTCGGTGCAGACCGTCAGCCTTTCCTACAAGGAGGCTGAGCGGCTCGGTTATCTGAGCGGCGAGATAGGGCGCGGGACCTTCGTCAAGACGCGGGTGACCGATCGGGCCGGCAGGATGATGCTGGATCACAGCCCGACGGAAGTGCTTGATCTTTCCATCATCCGGGGGGTCTATCTCGAGGAGCACGAAACCGCCTCGCGCGCGATCCTTCGGGAACTGGCGGAGGGCGACAATTCCGGCTTCATGCGTCCGTGCCGACCCGTGGCCGGTCTGGACAGCCATCGCGAGACCGCCCGGAGCTGGCTCGGCATGATGGGCGTCACCGCCGGGGCGGAACGTATTCTCGTGACCAATGGCGCAGCGCACGGTATTTTTCTCGCCCTCAGTTGCATCGTCCGCTCTAACGACGTTGTTCTCTGTGAAAACCTGACCGATCACGGCATTATTGGCCTATCGAACATCCTGGGTTTCAGCCTCAAGGGCCTGCCCACCGACGAAGAAGGCATCCTGCCGGATACACTGGAGGCGGCATGCACAGCAGGCGGCGTGCGCGCGCTCGTGCTCATCCCGACCCTCAACAACCCAACCGGGCACATTGCAGGCGCCGAGCGAAGACGTGCGATTGCCGCCATTGCAGAGCGGCACGGTGTTTTTGTCATCGAGGATGAAGTCTATCGCCCGATCATCGAGGATGACCTGCCCTCTATTTCCGAGATGCTGCCGGATCTGGGCTTCTTCGTCACCAGCTTCACCAAAACGGTGCTGACCGGGCTGCGGGTCGGTTATCTCGTCGTGCCGCCGGCCTACTCCATCCGTGCCGCCTCGATCCTGCGTGTGTCAAGCTGGAGCGGAACCTATCTGACCGCCGAAATCGCCACACGCTGGGTCGAAAACGGCACGGCACGCCGGTTGCTGCAGGTCCAACGCACTGAAGTCCTCGCGCGGCAGACGATTGCGGGCGACATTCTCGGCGAGCACATCGCCTCGACCCATCCCCTCTCCTTCTGTGCGTGGCTCAAGGTTCCGCCGCACTGGACCGAGGATGGGCTGGTGCGCGCGCTGACAAACCAGAATGTCGCGGTCACGTCATCGGAACCCTTTGTCGCCGGTCCCGGCCATGGCGGCGGCATCCGCATCTGTCTTGGCGGCCGCCTCAACCAGCAGAGCCTAGCCAAGGCTTTGACCACCGTCCGCCAGGCATTCGAACAATTGCCGCCGGTTTACGATATAGGTTCGATTGGTTGA
- the eutB gene encoding hydroxyectoine utilization dehydratase EutB yields the protein MTIMKSENLSISPDKNPLPVSLAAIKQAAARIAGQVERTPLVRSDSLSERYGTPIHLKLETLQPIGAFKLRGAMNAILSLEDEARRRGLVTASTGNHGRAVAYAAAKLGIPATICMSALVPANKVEAIRALGADIRIVGRSQDDAQGEVERLTASLGLTAIPPFDDPDVVAGQGTIGIEIVEEMPELATVLVPLSGGGLAGGIAVAVKALKPQARVIGISMQRGAAMHASVIAGRPVTVQEEETLADSLGGGIGLNNRVTFTLCQALLDEIVLVSEDEIAAGIRHAMHEEGLTVEGAGAVGFAAVLSGKIDITGPTAIIVSGGNIDPAVHKTIIEGSAA from the coding sequence ATGACAATCATGAAGAGCGAAAACCTGTCCATATCCCCTGACAAAAATCCGCTTCCGGTCTCACTGGCCGCGATCAAGCAGGCGGCAGCGCGGATTGCCGGTCAGGTGGAACGCACCCCGCTCGTGCGCTCGGACAGTCTGTCCGAACGCTACGGCACCCCCATTCACCTGAAGCTCGAGACACTCCAGCCCATCGGCGCCTTCAAGCTGCGCGGTGCGATGAACGCCATCCTTTCGCTTGAAGACGAGGCGCGCAGGCGCGGCCTCGTCACGGCCTCCACTGGCAATCATGGCCGGGCCGTGGCCTATGCGGCCGCCAAACTCGGCATTCCCGCCACGATCTGCATGTCGGCACTTGTACCGGCGAACAAGGTCGAAGCGATCCGTGCGCTTGGCGCAGATATCCGGATTGTTGGCAGGTCGCAGGATGACGCACAGGGAGAGGTGGAGCGCCTGACCGCAAGCCTTGGCCTGACCGCGATCCCACCCTTTGATGATCCTGACGTCGTGGCGGGCCAGGGGACGATCGGCATCGAGATTGTCGAGGAGATGCCTGAGCTCGCGACAGTGCTTGTTCCTCTCTCCGGCGGCGGCCTTGCGGGCGGCATCGCCGTTGCTGTGAAAGCGCTGAAGCCACAGGCACGGGTCATCGGCATTTCCATGCAGCGGGGCGCGGCCATGCATGCGTCAGTCATTGCCGGCCGGCCCGTCACCGTTCAGGAAGAAGAAACGCTGGCGGATTCACTGGGGGGCGGGATTGGATTGAACAACCGTGTGACCTTCACGCTCTGCCAGGCCCTTCTCGATGAGATCGTGCTGGTTTCCGAGGATGAGATCGCGGCCGGCATCCGCCACGCGATGCACGAAGAAGGTCTGACGGTCGAGGGCGCCGGCGCCGTTGGTTTCGCGGCGGTCCTCTCCGGCAAGATCGACATCACCGGCCCGACCGCCATCATCGTGTCGGGTGGAAATATCGATCCGGCCGTCCATAAGACGATCATCGAAGGGTCAGCCGCATGA
- the eutC gene encoding ectoine utilization protein EutC has protein sequence MSRITILTEKDLRAVVKLDLSAIDCVERAFAALATEAVAMPPILRLDIPEFRGEVDVKTAYVPGFDGFAIKVSPGFFDNPKLGLPSLNGLMILFSARTGLVEALLLDNGYLTDVRTAAAGAVAARHLSREDASIAAIFGAGMQARLQFDALKLVRPIQSARLWARDHQKAERLAGDLAREHGIEVTAVADPQAAMRGADLIVTTTPAERPILFADWLEEGQHLTAMGSDAEHKNEIDPAVFARARYIADRLSQTRILGELHHAIEAGRAEPDQHFAELGAIIAGKARGRVSREDITFADLTGTGVQDTAIANLAFTRAKDANSGQIIENSVKMGDAA, from the coding sequence ATGAGCCGCATCACCATCCTGACCGAAAAAGATCTGCGCGCTGTCGTGAAGCTTGACCTCTCCGCTATCGACTGCGTGGAGCGGGCCTTTGCAGCGCTCGCAACCGAAGCGGTCGCCATGCCGCCGATCCTGCGGCTCGATATCCCTGAGTTTCGTGGCGAGGTGGACGTGAAGACGGCCTATGTGCCGGGTTTCGACGGTTTCGCCATCAAGGTCAGCCCCGGCTTCTTCGACAATCCCAAGCTCGGTCTGCCAAGCCTCAACGGTCTGATGATCCTTTTCAGTGCAAGAACCGGACTTGTGGAGGCCCTTCTTCTCGATAACGGCTATCTCACGGATGTACGCACCGCCGCAGCCGGCGCAGTCGCGGCACGTCATCTCTCCCGCGAGGATGCTTCCATTGCCGCAATCTTTGGAGCCGGCATGCAGGCCCGTCTGCAGTTCGACGCGCTGAAACTGGTACGCCCGATCCAATCCGCACGCCTCTGGGCGCGGGACCATCAAAAGGCTGAGAGGCTTGCAGGCGATCTAGCCCGCGAACACGGTATCGAGGTGACCGCCGTGGCTGATCCACAGGCTGCAATGCGGGGCGCCGATCTCATCGTGACCACGACGCCTGCCGAAAGGCCTATCCTGTTTGCCGACTGGCTGGAAGAAGGCCAGCATCTGACCGCCATGGGATCGGATGCCGAACACAAGAACGAAATCGATCCGGCGGTATTTGCAAGGGCGCGCTATATTGCAGACCGGCTTTCGCAGACCCGCATACTCGGCGAATTGCACCACGCCATCGAGGCGGGGCGTGCAGAGCCGGATCAACACTTTGCCGAACTCGGTGCCATCATTGCCGGCAAGGCACGGGGCCGAGTGTCGAGGGAAGACATCACCTTCGCCGATCTGACGGGCACGGGCGTGCAGGATACCGCCATCGCCAATCTCGCCTTTACCCGCGCAAAAGACGCGAATAGCGGACAAATCATCGAAAACAGTGTGAAAATGGGAGACGCAGCGTGA
- the doeA gene encoding ectoine hydrolase DoeA (DoeA (degradation of ectoine A) is also called EutD (ectoine utilization D).), translating to MSVSLNFTREEYAARLSKTRNAMEKAGIDLLVVTDPSNMHWLTGYDGWSFYVHQCVLVPPDGDPIWYGRKQDANGAKRTAYLAHDNIIGYPDHYVQSTERHPMDLLSQIIEDRGWAGVTVGVEMDNYYFSAAAFASLQKHLPNARFKDAAGLVNWQRAVKSPTELDYMRKAGKIVELMHKRIVDVVEPGMRKCDLVAEIYDAGIRGTADFGGDYPAIVPLLPSGADASAPHLTWDDKPMRLGEGTFFEIAGAYRRYHCPLSRTVFLGKPTQAFLDAEKATLEGMEAGLAAARPGNTCEDIANGFFAVLKKYGIIKDNRTGYPIGLSYPPDWGERTMSLRPGDRTELKPGMTFHFMTGLWLEDMGLEITESIAITETGVECLSNVPRQLFVKG from the coding sequence GTGAGCGTATCGCTGAATTTCACGCGCGAGGAATATGCCGCGCGCCTGTCCAAAACCCGCAATGCCATGGAAAAGGCCGGCATCGATCTTCTTGTTGTCACCGACCCCTCCAACATGCATTGGCTGACCGGTTATGACGGCTGGTCCTTCTATGTCCACCAATGCGTGCTGGTGCCGCCGGATGGCGATCCGATCTGGTATGGCCGCAAGCAGGATGCCAACGGCGCCAAGCGCACGGCCTACCTCGCCCATGACAACATCATCGGTTATCCGGACCACTACGTTCAGTCGACCGAACGGCACCCGATGGATCTGTTGTCGCAAATCATTGAAGACCGGGGCTGGGCAGGCGTGACGGTCGGCGTCGAGATGGACAATTATTATTTCTCGGCCGCCGCCTTCGCATCGTTGCAGAAACATCTGCCGAACGCCCGTTTCAAGGATGCAGCCGGTCTCGTGAACTGGCAGCGCGCGGTGAAAAGCCCGACTGAACTCGACTATATGCGCAAGGCCGGCAAGATCGTCGAGCTGATGCACAAGCGCATTGTCGATGTCGTTGAGCCCGGCATGCGCAAATGCGATCTCGTGGCCGAAATATACGATGCCGGCATTCGTGGAACCGCCGATTTCGGCGGCGACTATCCCGCCATCGTTCCGCTCCTTCCATCTGGCGCCGACGCGTCCGCGCCGCATCTGACATGGGACGACAAGCCGATGCGCTTGGGCGAAGGCACCTTCTTCGAAATAGCCGGCGCTTACCGGCGTTATCATTGCCCTCTGTCGCGCACGGTCTTTCTCGGCAAGCCGACGCAGGCGTTTCTCGACGCGGAGAAGGCGACGCTCGAAGGCATGGAGGCCGGTCTTGCGGCGGCCAGACCCGGCAATACCTGCGAAGACATCGCCAATGGGTTTTTCGCGGTGCTGAAAAAATACGGGATCATCAAGGATAACCGCACCGGCTATCCGATCGGCCTTTCCTATCCACCGGACTGGGGCGAGCGCACCATGAGCCTGCGGCCCGGTGACCGCACGGAGCTGAAACCCGGCATGACGTTCCATTTCATGACCGGTCTGTGGCTGGAAGACATGGGGCTCGAAATCACCGAGAGCATCGCAATCACCGAAACCGGTGTCGAATGCCTGTCTAATGTGCCGCGGCAACTCTTCGTGAAAGGCTGA
- the doeB gene encoding N(2)-acetyl-L-2,4-diaminobutanoate deacetylase DoeB: MLSTALRPSPITPSVDFDKKGIQHGHLRLPYSRDDSAWGSVMIPICVIANGEGQTALLTGANHGDEYEGPAALFELAHTLDPAKVSGRIIIVPALNYPAFRAGTRTSPIDRGNLNRSFPGRADGSVTEKIADYVTRHLIPLADIVLDFHSGGRTLDFLPYAAAHELPDKTQEARCFEAVAAFAAPYSMKMLEIDAVGMLDTTVEELGKVFVTTELGGAGTASAKSIDIARKGTINLLRHAGILTGAPAPAPSRWLDMPSSDCFTFAEDDGLVAFVRDLGDAVTAGEIIARVYPVGKTGLTPVDYRASISGVLAARHVPGLIKAGDCLSVIATVTENI; encoded by the coding sequence ATGTTGAGTACCGCGCTACGCCCCTCACCGATCACGCCGTCGGTCGATTTCGACAAGAAAGGCATACAGCACGGTCACCTGCGGCTGCCATACAGCCGCGATGACAGTGCCTGGGGTTCGGTGATGATCCCGATCTGCGTCATCGCCAATGGCGAGGGACAGACAGCACTTTTGACAGGCGCCAATCACGGCGACGAATATGAGGGACCGGCGGCACTTTTCGAGCTCGCTCATACGCTGGATCCGGCCAAAGTGAGCGGGCGCATCATCATCGTGCCGGCACTCAACTATCCGGCCTTTCGCGCGGGAACACGCACTTCGCCGATCGATCGCGGCAACCTGAACCGCAGCTTTCCCGGCCGGGCCGATGGTTCCGTGACGGAGAAGATCGCCGACTACGTGACCCGTCATTTGATACCGCTCGCGGATATCGTGCTCGACTTCCATTCAGGAGGCAGAACGCTTGATTTCCTGCCCTATGCCGCAGCTCACGAATTACCCGACAAGACGCAGGAAGCCCGGTGTTTCGAGGCGGTGGCGGCTTTTGCTGCACCCTATTCGATGAAGATGCTGGAGATTGACGCCGTCGGCATGCTGGACACGACAGTCGAGGAGTTGGGCAAGGTCTTCGTCACCACCGAGCTTGGCGGCGCAGGCACGGCGAGCGCGAAATCGATCGACATCGCCCGCAAAGGCACCATCAACCTGCTGCGTCACGCCGGCATCCTGACCGGCGCACCGGCGCCGGCGCCGAGCCGCTGGCTGGATATGCCCTCCAGCGATTGCTTCACCTTTGCCGAAGATGACGGGCTCGTCGCCTTCGTCCGCGATCTGGGAGATGCGGTCACGGCGGGTGAGATCATCGCCAGGGTCTACCCTGTTGGGAAAACCGGCCTCACGCCGGTCGATTACCGCGCGTCCATCAGCGGCGTGCTCGCAGCGCGCCACGTTCCCGGCCTCATCAAGGCCGGCGACTGCCTTTCCGTCATCGCCACGGTCACGGAGAACATCTAG
- the ehuB gene encoding ectoine/hydroxyectoine ABC transporter substrate-binding protein EhuB — translation MNMIRLAGLSALALTIGVTSASALTVEEVKSQGYIRAATANEVPYSYMQPDGTSAGIGPDVANAVLKSMGIEEVNWTVTPFGTLIPGLKARRFDFAAAEQNISPERCKQVAFTEPNSSYGEGLLVKKGNPKKLTTYADIAKDPALKVAVVSGANNVDFLRAVGVKEEQIVFIPANADAIPTVQSRADAYAATELTVSELAKGQANVEQVKPFVDPVVKDAPVRNYGGFAFRPEDKELRDAFNVALVEFRKTDDYKKILAKYGLSEQSIAAAAEKKVADLCAGK, via the coding sequence ATGAACATGATCAGACTTGCCGGGCTTTCCGCCCTCGCCCTTACCATCGGTGTAACCTCAGCCAGCGCCTTGACCGTTGAGGAGGTCAAGAGCCAAGGCTATATCCGCGCCGCCACGGCCAATGAAGTGCCCTATTCCTACATGCAGCCCGACGGCACCTCCGCCGGCATCGGCCCTGACGTGGCGAATGCGGTTCTGAAATCGATGGGCATAGAGGAGGTGAACTGGACGGTGACGCCGTTTGGCACGCTCATTCCGGGTCTCAAGGCGCGCCGCTTCGATTTCGCGGCCGCCGAACAGAACATCTCGCCCGAGCGCTGCAAGCAGGTTGCCTTCACGGAACCGAATTCCTCCTATGGCGAAGGCCTGCTGGTGAAGAAGGGCAACCCGAAAAAGCTGACCACCTATGCCGATATCGCCAAGGATCCAGCGTTGAAAGTGGCCGTGGTGTCCGGCGCCAACAATGTCGATTTCCTGCGGGCCGTCGGCGTCAAGGAAGAGCAGATTGTCTTCATTCCCGCCAATGCCGATGCCATCCCCACTGTTCAGAGCCGTGCCGACGCCTACGCCGCAACAGAGCTGACGGTCTCGGAGCTCGCCAAGGGCCAGGCCAATGTCGAGCAGGTCAAACCCTTCGTTGATCCTGTCGTGAAGGATGCGCCGGTACGCAACTACGGTGGCTTTGCCTTCCGGCCGGAAGACAAGGAGCTGCGCGACGCGTTTAATGTCGCGCTGGTCGAATTCCGCAAGACCGACGATTACAAGAAGATCCTCGCAAAATACGGCCTATCCGAACAGAGTATTGCGGCAGCGGCCGAAAAGAAGGTCGCCGATCTCTGCGCCGGCAAGTAA
- the ehuC gene encoding ectoine/hydroxyectoine ABC transporter permease subunit EhuC has translation MDMTAYLPMLWQGAVVTMTITLAALVVGTMLAFFFGILRVEGGPILSTVALCYTEVFRGTSLLVQLFWFYYALPLVGLSFDPVTTGVLVLAAHAGGYGAEIVRGALSSVSVQQMEAARALNFTRMQTLFRISLPQAVVEMMPAFGNLAIETLKLSSLVSLISIADLTFAAQSIRNLTLDSTSIYSITLLCYFAMSLILMVVIRVIEHFVRRGNVFPRTRHS, from the coding sequence ATGGACATGACCGCCTATCTGCCGATGCTATGGCAAGGCGCCGTCGTCACCATGACGATCACACTGGCAGCGCTCGTTGTCGGGACAATGCTCGCCTTCTTCTTCGGCATTCTGCGCGTCGAGGGGGGACCAATCCTTTCGACCGTTGCGCTCTGTTACACGGAAGTGTTTCGCGGCACCTCACTGCTGGTTCAGCTTTTCTGGTTCTATTATGCCCTGCCGCTGGTCGGTCTGAGTTTCGATCCGGTCACCACCGGCGTGTTGGTGCTTGCCGCCCACGCAGGCGGTTACGGTGCCGAGATCGTACGCGGCGCGTTGTCTTCCGTCTCAGTGCAGCAGATGGAAGCCGCACGAGCGCTGAACTTCACACGGATGCAGACGCTGTTTCGCATTTCACTGCCGCAGGCCGTCGTTGAGATGATGCCGGCCTTCGGCAATCTGGCCATAGAAACGCTGAAACTATCCTCGCTCGTGTCGCTGATCTCGATTGCCGACCTGACATTCGCGGCGCAGTCGATCCGCAACCTGACCCTCGACAGCACCAGCATCTATTCGATCACGCTGCTTTGCTATTTCGCGATGTCCCTGATCCTGATGGTCGTCATCCGGGTGATCGAACATTTCGTGCGGCGCGGCAACGTCTTTCCGCGCACCCGCCATTCGTAA